The genomic interval aaaataatattctcAATCCAACTGAACATCTATCAATAACAATAGGATAATCTAATCTAAAAGGGGAGGAGAAAGCAGTGCGCTTTCACCAAATGTCCAATCCATTTAATCTTCCACATAGTAAGAGATTTGTTAGTACCTCCTCATCACGTTCTCCCATAAGCTCTAGTGCAGCAGAGTGCCTTCTTCTTAGCGCTTCAAGTTCTGCACGTATGCCTGGTAACATACTGGCCTCTGCCCTTAACTTCTCACTCTGTGCATCAAAAGAATTAATACACACGTCAAGTCACATCAAGCTCATTGGCATAAAGAGAATATCGTGTAATGGGTCAATACCAACCTGTGAGGTTAACTTCACTAGCTCCTCAGCAAGAGAGTCACGGATAGATTCTATTGATTTCTggtttaaagaaaaagaaccaAGCAAACAAATGAAAATAGAGCTAAAGTTTGAACTATTGGAAGAGGGTGTtcttaatatttataaaaccCCTTCCCAAGAAAGGAGCATGAAATGCACTAAACTCTAATCTTTACTACCCCAGGTCCACAACACTACCTAATTAGAATTTAGAATACTGGATAAAATACACCTGAACTTCAATTTGCAACAATTTATTccctacaaattagaagttaTAACAATTTAAACCTGATCATGTAAAATcatgttaagatttaatgagattcCTAAAATATACAGACCAGTAAACTATTTGAAGACCAAACCTACCAGAACTAAGTCATTTCCTATAAATTAAAAGTTGTGACATGTATGAATTGAAGTGTTCCAAGGTATTAAAATGACAAACCAATCGGGAGATATAAGATGCAAGTTCTCCTTCCTTCTGACGAAGAGCAGCCTCAAAAGAACTAGAAGTCATGCTCTTCATATAGTATGGACTCATGCCTACTTCCCCAGTGATTTTCCTATCAGATAAACTTTCAGATGACCCTAAAGACGCTTGAAGAAAATAGCTTTCCTCTATGCTTCCTAGGCTACTGGAACTTGAGAGCTTACGTGCCAAGTCACCTGCATGCATAACAGTATAAGGCAATACACCCTGAAAAAAAATGTCATCGAAGCAAAGAACCATACCATTTTCAAAAGTTGAATTATGGCTTTTTATGGGACTATGATCAGCCACGGCAGCAGAGTGGAGATGAGCTTTCCTCTCCAAATCCAATCTGGCACTTCTCTCCTTTTCAATCTCCTATCAGAGATCAAATGAAAGCAAAATTTTCAAGCCTTGAATAAAACAATCATATGCTGTAACAGACAATTTATGTAGAAGCTGAGTGGTAATTAAACTCCCCCGCAACAGCTGATAAAATGTCCCCCCTCCCAGCATAGCAAGTAAAATAGACAACTCTTAAGCAAACTTAACACCAGAAATTTGGTTTGAATTCTAGATATCTAGTAGGTCAGAGAAAGGACATGATTATATCAGTGACAACTAAAGTGTATGATACCCTAATCTGCAACAAGGACCTGGCATCTTCTATTTGATTACTTGAACTCCTTTCTAGAGATTAGTGGAAATGATTAACAGAAACATATTTTACTGGAAAAAAACTGAAAATAGGTAAAACCACATGAAAACATAGGCAAACACATGGCACAAACCCCacgaataaaaaatattaactaaaatggggaaaaaaaatttccatgTAAACAATTTTCAACATTTAACAAATGTGAGATATGTTAAAAGATAAACCAAAATATCATGGTGAAAGTTGTTTTGCTTTTGGGGTGGAGGCCTATGTCAATAAATGGTTTATTTCTTATCCAAGAAGTGTCTTAGTTTATCTAGGTGTCCAAGAGTGTCAATATTTACATATAAcattttctttcaaaacaacaatgcaTATTGGTGCGTCCAGAGATATGGTGTGACATACAAGTCAGGCCAAACTATGTTCAAGTGCGTTGCACGTTGGATTTATGTCCAAGGTGTGTTCATATCCCAGATGTGCACTTAAGTTCCTATGGAAACGTCCATTAATAGACGAGTCTGTACTTCATAGGTTAAAGGAGTTACAAGTTCGTATAAGAACCAATACCTGCTGCAGCAGCTCCCTATGCCTCAGAGACTCTTGCAACTCTTCCTTGTGTTTCCTTCTAATATCCCTGATTTCTTCCTCAAGTTGGCTTGCACGACCCTCTTGAGTGTCAGCTTCCTCTTTTGCTGCAAGATATTCCTGCCTGATTTCAGCTGCTCGCTGTCTCTCCTTTTCAAGGGTTTTGCTTAATTGAGTCTGTTCTGCTCTAAGGCATGAAACCTAAATACAATTCTGATGTAAGGTAATATTTGAAAGGTCAAGGTGAAAGATGAAATGATCATTAACAATAAGAACCTGCGCCTCAAGAACATTAATCCTAGATAAGGTTTGGGACAAGCGTTCATTTATAGATCGCTCTCTTTCTTCAGCAGCAGCAGCTTTGGCTTCTGCTTCCTGTGCATTCAATAAAAATTCAGTAGACATGTATATATGCTGCACAAACAGTACATAGCCCAGAATAAATCCAAAGCAACCTGAAGCCTGGAGTTAAGAGTTCTTTCAACAGCAGCCCACGCTTCTGCCCTTCTAGCAGTTGTTTCCTGTTATCATGACAAGAGATTAAGAATGAAGTCCACTAGCCTGACTTGGACGTATAGAGAAAAACATAAGATCTCCAAATACATTCTAAGATGTACTAGCCTGCATTGCTTCAATCTGCCTCAAAAGAGGCCTTGTAGACTCGGGGACTTGAGTGATCAACTCCTCACAGCGCCGCTCACTTGCCTGTAAAAGAATGACCACCAAGATATAAATAAAGTAAGGTCACAAGATTATTTCCAACATTTTCCCTTTATCTTTTCCAGAAGCCAAGTCCAGAGAAGTCAGAACTAGCACTGAAATAGGAAGTGCCACATACTTGGTAACGCTTTTGAAGGTCCTCGATGTCCCTACGAAGCATATCTTCTCTAAAGACAGCCTGCAGAGAAGTTAATGATAAGTCATCTGACTCTGCAATTTCTTAATAAGCTCATTTTCCTACAATGAAAACTTTTTAGAggaacaaaaaaacaaaacctgCTGCTCCTTTCTACTTAAAGTTTGTCTCAATTCTTCAAGTGTCTGAACTAGCATTGTTTCACGTTCCTCAGCCTCCCTAAGACGACATTCTAGCTCAGTTTTCGCTTCACTGTTTGCACGTGCCTCTGCTAGTGCTTCAGCCTCCTTAGCAGCAGTTAAGGCAGTTGTATAGTACTCTTTCTGTGCTGCTAGTTCTGTTTGGTGCTTTTCTATTGTTTCTTGCAGCAACTTCTCTGTAGCAGTTTTGTCCCTCTTGATGCTATCTACTTTGTTTTCTTCCACCTGTAATCAAAGGATAAGATGCAAGAGAAATgactttttttcaaatgataggTGCAACAAACCATAAATTCTGCAAAGATAAAAATCCAAATGGAACTTTCTGTTCCTCCACCATAACTAAtgaaaaatattctaaaaacATACTAAAGAAATCTGATAGTGCAGGCCCAAAGACATTTTTAACATCATTCGTCAGCCAATGAAATCTAATTCAATGTTTATCTTTAAGGAACCTGACAATTCAGTTACCTGAAGCTTGGTAATTAAtcccttcttctcttcttcaagcTCTCTGATCTAGCCTCCAGaaaccaattaaattaatattcatCTGAGTAATATAATTTGTTTCCAAAAAACTCAGTGAAAGTGAACCAAAGCATACCTGGGCCCTTAATTTCCTGATCTGAGATTCTTGAGCAGCCTGCTTCTTTGAAAGCTCCTCGCCTGGTTGGTAGACAAATATCTTACATGGTTAGTCACATAGAAAGATAAACTTCCTACTTAGACACTCTTACATGCATTATCCTATTaggtataaatatttcaaatcaaaatgaCCGAGGCTGAGAGAATGCAACATTCAGACAGCGGACATCTTATTCCCTAACAATCCACCCAATTAGAAAAGCAACAatacatttttatttcaaagaaaattttttgGTTTAAGAAAAATTTCATTTCTGCAGAAATTGGAAGAAATAAAATACCACTAGGCATACATGAGATCTACTACGAATTTCCTCACCTTCTGCCATAACttgattaattatttcatctttttccttcaaaagaGCAGCCACGTCACTTTTTCTACTTTGCTCCCTCCTAAGTGTATCCCTCTCCTTAGTAAGAGCATATACCTGCAATGTTAGGATACAAAAGCTTTCGATATCACtcaagagaaataaaataaaaatataattcacACTCATTCACTTCATTTTCTTAAACAGTTGCTAAATTTCACCTAGAAAGTGATTTAAGTAAATCAACATGTACCAACTACCAAAACTCCATTTATGCTTGGTAGAACTCTGAACTTATGGTCGATGCCATCAATTGgagttcaaacttcataaatcaGGCCCATTTGAAAGAAATGTGTAAGGATGATGAAAAcaaaaagcttttaaaaatcTCAAACTGTAGTAAGATGAAGAGCAAATTTCATGCAGAAGATGTTGGAAAagtaatatgaaaagaaaagaaaaaccttcttttcaagagttgagactctCTGATGGTATTCCTCTCGCAATGATTCAATTTCTGTATCACTTGATTTTTTCTGTATCATTAATGAGGAACGTCAGTAACAGATATTTCATCATCTCCTCTGTACACAGGGGCAGAGATGAAGGGAAAATTAGTTTGTACCGTGTAAAATATGTTAAACATTTGTACAGTACCTCTTACAGTTGGTAATTGAGTGATGAGATGACAACATATTGGCAAAAGAATATTCTCAAGTGAAGAAAATAGGCCCAACCAAggtttaataataaaattcagATGAGTTTGTTTAAGGGAGAAACTTGAAGTGGCAGGAACTAACATGCAGGAAAACAGGTCAATTAATGCATAAATGTAACAACCCAACcaccccccccccaaaaaaaaaaaaaaaaaaaaaaagaagaaaagaaatagaagaaatttgaaaaaaaaattgtaatatgcCTCCAATATATTCAATTGTTGAGAGAGTTTTTCTATCCACGGtttcaa from Benincasa hispida cultivar B227 chromosome 10, ASM972705v1, whole genome shotgun sequence carries:
- the LOC120088080 gene encoding golgin candidate 5; its protein translation is MAWFSGRVSLSNFADIAGAVNKLQESVKNIEKNFDSALGFEEKSESSSDAPGFWQSATEGKALFDPVRALIGQPKTDESVVDDSSSESQSSPRPLEVAEASEKQDSSQLQSDLNEKEDIETEQSVSSSSKEPTGGKYVEVPTEKDDERPDVQKESQGEAESESPVMPIEVLGSSVQNYEVSDSSVEANRESPRMSVESPERIAETSDSVHNLQQKEFSEVETSEHPEIDIKSGATDVYQDEGSNELLVESQSSFDVHSRSIEQILLADRVNEPMVEVESTDKLETEEKEALKTIPHMEAEAFDDNQGEGGSETSSVHSGSTEVKEGPREVSASELSNAPFFDEASQRISSSDSHESDTMIKANETGQHPKDSEKETKEGGLSSEANIPIHLDSMHELEKVKSEMKMMETALQGAARQAQAKADEIAKLMNENEHLNTVIEELKKKSSDTEIESLREEYHQRVSTLEKKVYALTKERDTLRREQSRKSDVAALLKEKDEIINQVMAEGEELSKKQAAQESQIRKLRAQIRELEEEKKGLITKLQVEENKVDSIKRDKTATEKLLQETIEKHQTELAAQKEYYTTALTAAKEAEALAEARANSEAKTELECRLREAEERETMLVQTLEELRQTLSRKEQQAVFREDMLRRDIEDLQKRYQASERRCEELITQVPESTRPLLRQIEAMQETTARRAEAWAAVERTLNSRLQEAEAKAAAAEERERSINERLSQTLSRINVLEAQVSCLRAEQTQLSKTLEKERQRAAEIRQEYLAAKEEADTQEGRASQLEEEIRDIRRKHKEELQESLRHRELLQQEIEKERSARLDLERKAHLHSAAVADHSPIKSHNSTFENGDLARKLSSSSSLGSIEESYFLQASLGSSESLSDRKITGEVGMSPYYMKSMTSSSFEAALRQKEGELASYISRLKSIESIRDSLAEELVKLTSQSEKLRAEASMLPGIRAELEALRRRHSAALELMGERDEELEELRADIVDLKEMYREQVNLLVNKIQIMSSSMGTA